GCGAAGCGCAGGGGGCGCATGGACCGGATACATCCGCCGTCGATCTGGAAATGCTCGCCGTTGCGACCCTGCTGCACGACTGTGTCGCAGTCGAGAAGAACGATCCGCGCCGTGCGCAGGCATCGCGCCTGTCGGCCGATAAAGCGCGACAGATCCTGCACGCGATGGGCTGGCCGGCCGGGCGTATCGATGCCACGGCACACGTCATCGAAGCGCACAGTTTTTCCGCCGGGATCGCGCCGCGATCGCGCGAAGCGGGGATTCTGCGCGACGCCGACCGGCTCGACGCCATCGGTGCCATCGGCATTGCCCGGACGTTCTACGTGGCGGGCCGGATGGGCTCGCGTCTCTATGATCCGATGGACCCGTTCGCGACGGATCGCTCGCTGGAAGATCGCCGCTTTGCGCTCGATCACTTCGAGGCGAAGCTCTTTCATCTGGCCGACGGCCTGACCACCCCCGCGAGCAAGGCCATTGCGCAACGGCGTGTGGCGACGATGCGCATGTTCGTCGACATGCTGCGCGAGGAAATCGGCGCGGTGTCCTGAGCGACGCGCGTCAGGGCGCAGCAACGGCATCGAGCGGCACTTCCAGCCCGACTTTCACGTTGCTCATCGCGACGAGCGTCTTGAAGCGTTTGACGTTGTTGCTCTCGAAGAAGAGGGTACGCGTGAGCGCCGTGTACTGCGCCATGTTCTGCACGACCATGATGACCACGAAGTCGCACTCGCCCGCGACGTAATAGCACTGCTGCACCTGCGGACAGGCGAGAAAGCTGCGTTTCATCGCGTCGAGCAAGTCGAGCCGCTCGTTTTCGACTTCCACTTCGGTGATGATCGTGAGCGGATAGCCTACCTGCGCCGGGTCGACCAGCGACACCGTCTTGCGGGTCACGCCTTCGTCGGCAAGCTTCTTCAATCGCCGATTCACAGCGGCGGATGACAGATTCACCTGTGTGCCCAGCGCATGCTGCGGTGTCGTCGCATCTTGTTGAATCGCGGCGAGCAAGGCGATGTCGTAGCTGCCGAGGCTCATGGTGCGCAATAAAAATTCGTTTGGAACGCCAAAAACGCGCAAATCGTACGCGCTTCCCGGAATATTATTCAGCCTGTCCGATGATACTCCCGCAGCGGCGACTTCCACGGTTTTCCTGCTGCGAGTCGTCGTCCGCCAAATCACTGTCCCTTTGTCCTCCCTCTGCTCTAACCCGATTCTGCAAGCACCACCGACTCGCTCATGTCCGACACGAAATCTCCCGCCCTCCGTCTGAACGGCCCTGTCCTGTTGCAACAATTGCGCGAACTCGGTGAGATTGGCGCCGACCCCGTCGCGGGCGGGCGGACTCGCGTGGCGCTTACGGACGACGAGAAGGCCGGCCGCGATCAGCTCGTCGCATGGATGCGAGAACTCGGTCTCGACGTGCAGATCGACCGCATCGGCAACATCTTCGGCACGCTGCCGTGCGCACCCGGGGCGAGAGACGCCGCCGGAGCGATGCCACGCCCGCTGATGATGGGCTCGCACATCGACACCGTCATCAACGCGGGCGCGCTCGACGGCTGCTATGGCGTACTCGGCGGCCTGGCTGTCGCGCGTGCGTTTCGCGACGCCGGTATCGTGCCGTCGCGCCCTATCACCGTGGTGGCGTTCACCAACGAGGAGGGCGCGCGCTTTCACCCCGACATGATGGGCTCGCTCGTGCACGCGGGCGGTTTGCCCCTTGACGAAGCGCTCGACGCCATCGGCACGGACGGCGCCCGTCTCGGCGACGAACTCGTGCGTATCGGCTACGCCGGGGAGATGGCGCCGGGCACGCTGGTGCCCCACGAATACCTCGAACTGCATATCGAACAAGGGCCGATTCTCGAGGCGGAAGGGCTGGAGATCGGGGTCGTGGAGAACTTGCAGGGCATCTCATGGCAGCAGATCACCGTGCAGGGCAACGCGAATCATGCGGGCACCACGCCGACGCGTCTACGCCACGATGCCGGTTACGTCGCGGCGGCCACCGTGGCCGAGCTGCGCCGCATTGCCGTGGAGTCGGGGACGACCCTTGCCACCGTCGGGACGATGCAGCTTGAGCCGGGCGTCATCAACGTCATCCCGCGCAAGGCAGTCTTTACCGTGGACATGCGCGATCCGGACGAGCAGCGCCTCACGCAGAGCGAGGCGCGCCTGGCCGATTTCCTGACGAAGACGGCCGCGCAGGAAGGCGTGCGCATATCGACGCAGCGCCTCGCGCGCTTCGAGCCGGTGATGTTCGACGCGGAACTGACCGCCGCCATCGAAGCCAGTGCGAAGCGCCTGGGCCTGTCGTACAAGCGCATGACATCCGGTGCCGGTCACGACGCGCAGATGATTGCGCGCATTGCGCCGGCAGCGATGATCTTCGTGCCGAGCCGTGGCGGCATCAGCCACAACCCGCGCGAACATACCGACGACGCGCAGCTCGTGCGCGGAGCCGAGGTGCTGCTCGACGTCGTTGCGCGACGTCTCGGCGCCGGGCAATGACGCCCCCTTGAACAATAGCAATACCCGGAGAGCCCCCCATGTTTTACGTCAATCCTCATGCCATGCGTGGGCCGTACCCGGCCGACCTTCAGACCATCATGAGCATCGCTCGTGCGCAGCAAAGCCGCGAATGGCTGTCGCATTGGGACGGGCTCGTCCCCGGCAGCACGCCGCTGCGCGCGCTGCCGGATCTGGCTGCCTCGCTTGGCGTGCGCAGCGTGCTGGTGAAGGATGAGGCCCTGCGCTCCGCGCTCGGCAGCTTCAAGGCGCTTGGTGCGCCGATTGCGCTGGTGCGTCTGCTGCTGCGCCGGTTCGAAGGGCACGGCTTCACGGCGCGCTCGCTGCTGAACGGAGAACATCGCGACGCGCTTGCCGCTGCGGGCTTCACCGTCGTCAGCGCGACGGACGGCAATCACGGACGCGCGTTGGCCGCCGCCGCGCAAAGCATCGGCTGCCGGTGCGTGATCGTCCTGCATGCGCAGGTGAGCGTCGAGCGTGAGCAGGCGATTGCCGCCTACGGCGCGCAGATCGTGCGCATCGCCGGTAACTATGACGACTCGGTCGAGGAAGCGGCGGCGCTTGCCGAGCGTAACGAGTGCAAGGGCTGGCACGTGGTTTCGGATACGTCCTACGATGGATACGAAATCATTCCGCGCGACGTGATGCAGGGTTACGCCGCCGTGGCGGCCGAAGTCTCCGAAGCGCTGGACGGCGATGCATCGCCAAAGGATGCGGCGTGTCCCATCACGCATGTCTTCCTGCAAGGCGGCGTGGGTGGTCTGGCGGCGGGGATCGTCAGCTACCTGTGGGAGCGTTGGGGCGTGTGGCGTCCGACGTTCGTCGTCGTCGAGCCGGAGCAGGCCGACTGCCTGTATCAGAGTGCGATGGCGGGGAAGGCCGCGTCGGCGTCCGGCGCCGTCGATTCCGTGATGGCCGGATTGGCGTGTGGCGAGACATCGCCGCTTGCATGGCGTTTCCTGCAACCGGCGGTGGACGCGTTCATGACCGTGACCGATGCCCAGGCTGTGGACGCGATGAAGCGGCTCGCGACCGGCACCGGCAACGATGTGCCGTTCGTCGCGGGAGAGTCGGGCGTTGCCGGGCTCGCCGGGCTGAGGCTTGCGGCGGCAACGCCTGCGATGGCCTCGGCGCTCGGCCTCACGTCCGGCTCGCGCGTGCTGCTCATCAACACCGAAGGGGCGACGGCGCCATCCGTCTACGCGGATCTCGTGGGGGAGTCGGCAACGTCCGTCACGCAACGCCAGCAGGCGTGGCTCGCACGCTAACGTCACGATCGATCTCGGCAAAGGGGCTACGTATGCTTCAGGACACCGCACAAGATAAATATTTCGCCGACGCGCTGACCGGTTGGCGGCACGCTTTCCATCGTCTGCCGGAGACAGGGTTCGAAGAGGTGTCGACGTCGCAATCGGTCGCGACGATTCTCGAAAGTCTGGGTCTGGACGTGCATCGCAACATCGGTGGCACCGGCATCGTGGCGAACCTGCGCGTGGGAGACGGCAATGGCGCGATCGGCATTCGTGCCGACATGGACGCGCTGCTGATCGCCGAACAGGCCCCGGGCCGCGAATACGCGTCGCAAGTGCCTGGCAAGATGCACGCCTGCGGCCACGATGGACATATGTCGATGGTGCTCGGCGCGGCAAGGTTGCTTGCCGAATCGCGCGACTTCAACGGCACCGTGCGCTTCATCTTCCAGCCCGCCGAGGAGCACGGTCGCGGCGCGAAAGCGATGATCGCCGACGGGCTGCTGACGCGCTTTCCCATCGATGCGATCTACGGCGTGCACAACATGCCTGGCATTCCGGCCGGGCGTATCGCCACGCGTGCCGGCGGCATCATGGCGAGCGAGGACAACTTCGTCATCCGGATTCGCGGCAAGGGAACACACGCGGCGCGGCCGCATATGGGCATCGATCCGCTGGTGATCGGCGCGCAGATCGTCGTGGCGCTTCAGACCGTGGTCTCGCGCAGCGTGGATCCCGGACTCTCGGCGGTGGTGTCGTGCACCGAGTTCGTGACCGACGGCATTCGCAATGCGATTCCGACGAACGTCGTCATCAAGGGCGATACGCGCAGCTATACGCCGGACGTCCAGCAACGGATCGAGACGCGCATGCGCGAGCTGTGCACGGGCGCCTGCGCCATGTACGGCGCACACTGCGAGTTCGAGTACACGCACGAGTTCGCGCCGACGATGAACTGGGCGGAAAACACGGCGCTTGCCGTGCGCGCCGCGAAGACAGTGGCGGGAGAGGCGATGGTGGACGCGGACGTGGCCCCGATGATGGCGTCCGAAGACTTCGGCGTGTTCTTGCAGCATGTGCCGGGCAACTTCGCGTTCATCGGCAACGGCAGCGGCGACGAGCCGGGAGCGATCCCGCTGCATAACGCCTGCTACGACTTCAACGATGCAATTCTGCCGCTCGGCGCGCGCTACTTCGCGCAGATCGCGCGCGACAGCCTGCCGCGTTGACGGACGGCGTGTCGCGCTGCACTAACGATCTGTGCGATCCGCGCGAACCGCGCGAACCGCGGCAAGCGGTACGGTCCCGGCGTTGACGACGGCGTCCGGCAGTTCGCGCACGGCTTCGAGCGTCTTGCGGATGTGCGCCGCGAGCAGGGCGGCGGCCTTATCGGCGTCGCGCGCGAGGCAGGCGTCGAAGATCGCCTGATGCTCTTTGTGCACGTCGCGCGGCACCGGCCGGTGCGTGATCGATAACCGCCGATAGCGCTCCGACTGGCGATAAAGAATCGCCAGGAAATGATGCAGCCAGCGCGACGGGCACGCGCGAATCAACACTTCATGAAACGCGCGGTTGCGGACTTCCCACTGTGCGAATGTGCCGCCGTCTCCGGGCTGGCCGCTTCCCTGATCGCCGAGCCGTTCTTCGGCCAGCGTGAGCAGGTGGAAGGCACTCGTCAGATCGGCTTCCCACGTGTCGTCCCCGAGGGCAATCGACTGGCGTAACGCTTCCGTCTCCAGTTGCACGCGCGTCTCGGTGATGTCGATGAAATCGGCCAGCGAAATGGGCGTGACCCGAAAGCCGCGATGACCATGCTGCACGACGAGCGCGTCGGCCACCAGTAGCGCCAGCGCCTCGCGCAATGTCCCCGCCCCAACGTCGTAACGATCTTTCAGATGCTCGACCCGCAGCTTCTCGCCGGGCGCGAGATGCCCGGCGACGATGTCGCTACGCAAACGCATGTAGGCGCTTTGCGCCAGCGTTGCATCGGCGCTCGGGGCGGAGGATCGGGGCGCACTGTGCATATTTCGGACGAATCGGAAGTGAAAGCGATTGACGGACGTGCCGGGATTATAAGCAGCTTCGTCGGGATTTTCGCAAAATTACCAAATAATCGATATAAATAAAAATTCTCGAGAAAATGTTGACGCGGGCCGGTTGCGGGATTTATCGTGTGCTCCGTGCCGACGTCGCGCGTGACAGAAACGAGCGAAACATGACGCAATGCCACGAAGCGCGACGTTGTCCCGCCTTCCATTCCGATATAACGAGCGTGAGACATGAAGCATTTCCAGAACTTCATCAATGGTGAGTGGGTATCGAGCGCCCGCACCTTCGAGAATCGCAACCCGGTCGACAACAGTCTTATCGGTCACGTGCATGAGGCCGGGCGCGCCGAAGTCGGCGCCGCCGTGCAAGCCGCGCGCGCCGCGCTCCACGGCCCATGGGGCAAGATGACGGTCGCGCAGCGCGTGGAACTGCTGCACGCGGTGGCCGATGGCATCAACCGCCGCTTCGACGATTTTCTGGCCGCCGAAATCGCGGACACGGGCAAGCCGTACAGCCTCGCGAGCCATCTCGACATCCCGCGCGGTGCCGCGAACTTCAAGGTGTTCGCCGACATGATCAAGAATGTGCCGACGGAGTCGTTTGCCATGACGACGCCCGACGGCGGCAACGCGCTGAACTACGGTGTGCGCACGCCGCGCGGTGTGATCGCCGTCGTCTGCCCGTGGAACCTGCCGCTGTTGCTGATGACGTGGAAGGTCGGCCCTGCGCTGGCGTTCGGCAACACCGTCGTCGTCAAGCCGTCGGAAGAAACGCCGGCGACGGCCACGCTACTCGGGGAAGTGATGAACGAAGTCGGCGTGCCGGCCGGGGTGTACAACGTTGTGCATGGCTTCGGTCCCGACTCGGCGGGTGCGTTCCTCACGGAACACCCGGGTGTGAATGGCATCACCTTCACCGGCGAGACGCGCACGGGCGAAGCCATCATGAAGGCGGCGGCCCACGGCGTGCGTCCCGTGTCGTTCGAGCTGGGCGGCAAGAACCCGGGCATCGTGTTTGCCGATGCGGACTTCGACAAGGCCGTTGCCGGCATTACGCGCTCGGCGTTCGATAACAGCGGTCAGGTGTGCCTCGGCACGGAACGCGTGTACGTGCAACGCCCGATCTTCGAGCGCTTCGTCGCGGCGCTCAAGGCACGTGCCGAAGCGCTGAAAATCGGCGATCCGTATGCCGAGGGGACGAACTTCGGTCCGCTCGTCTCGCAAGTCCATCGCGAGAAGGTGTTGTCGTACTACGAGAAGGCGCGCGAGGAAGGCGCGACAGTCGTGACCGGTGGCGGCGTGCCGGACATGCCGGCATCGATGAAGGAAGGCGCGTGGGTACAGCCGACGATCTGGACGGGACTACCGGAGACGGCATCGGTCATCCGCGAAGAGATCTTCGGCCCGTGCTGCCACATCGCCCCATTCGACACGGAAGAGGAAGCGATCGCAATGGCGAACGCCACACCTTACGGTCTGGCGGCCACAGTCTGGACCCAGGACGTGAGCCGGGCGCATCGCATGGGCGCGGCACTGGAAGTGGGCGTGTGCTGGATCAATGCCTGGTTTCTGCGCGATCTGCGTACCGCGTTCGGCGGCGCGAAGCAGTCGGGCATCGGCCGTGAAGGCGGTGTGCATTCGCTGGAGTTCTACACCGAGTTGCGCAACGTTTGCCTGAAGCTGTAAGCATCCAGCCAATAACAGGGTCTCGCCAGCCGTCGCTTTCGGGACGCTTGGCGAGGTCTTCGCCGTTGATGCGGTGCGTTTGCCTCGCTTGCGTATCACCTACCTGTCGCTTCCATCGCCCGCGCCAGACGCGCCACGCCTTCCTCGATCGCCGTCACGGCCGGCGCTGCAAACGACAGACGCAGCGACGCCTCGTCCGCCTGCTCGGCAAAGAACGCCGTTCCCGGCACGAACAGCACTTTCTCGGCAATCGCGTTGGGCAACAACTCGCTGGTTTTCACGGCAGCCAGCTGCGCCCATACGAACATGCCGCCTTGCGGCGCGTGGAACCGGATCGCGTCGCCTAGCCTGTCGCCGAGCGCAGCGCACATCGCTTCGCATTTGAGACGGTAGGCCTCGGTAATCTTCGGCAGGTGGCGTGTCAGCGACCCCTCGGCAAGATACTCGGCGGCGACGGCCTGCGTCCACGGCACACTGCACAGATCCACGGTCTGCTTGGCGACGACACAACGCCGTGCGATCTCCGGTGGCGCCACCGTCCAGCCCACACGCAACCCCGGCGCGACGATCTTCGACAGGCTGGAGAAGTGCACCACCCAATGGCGCGACCCGGGGACTTCCTCTGTCAGGCCGAGCATTGACGGCACCGGGTCTCCCGCAAAGCGCAGGTCGCCGTACGGATCGTCCTCGACGATCACAAAGCGGTATTCGACGGCCAGCTTCAGCAGTGCGATACGGCGCTCGCGCGACAGCGTCGCGCCCGTCGGGTTGGCGAACGTCGGCACCGTGTACAGCAGCTTCGGCACTGCAATCTTGCCCTCGCGCAGCAACCCACCCAGATGATCGACGTCCAGACCGTTCGCATCGACAGGCACCGTGACGATCTTCGCCTGTTGCAGACGCAGCGCCTGCAACGTCGCGGGATAGGCGGGCTGTTCGGTGACGACCACGTCGCCCGGCGCGACCATCACGCGCAGCAGCAGATCGAGGCCTTGTTGCGAACCCGTCGTCACCAGCAGTTCATCGGATGCGCACGGCGAACCGCGTTGCGCCATGAGGGCGATGAGCTGTGCCTTGAGTTCGGCAAGACCGTCGGTGGGGCCGTATTGCAGGCAGCGCGTGGGCAATGAGTAGGCGCGCGCCTGTGCGGCGGCCAGACCGTCGACGTCGAACAGGTCGCTCGCCGGATAACCGCCCGCGAACGAAATCATGCCCGGCTCGGACAGGTATTTGAACAGTTCGCGAATCGGCGAGCCTGCCGGATTGGCGAAGGGGGAAGTGAATGCGTACATGTGGGCCTCGCCATGCATAGCGTGACGTGAGTGTGCTGCCGGGGAAGCGGTTGCGCCGGGCGCGACGATGCGTCCGGTACCGGGACAATTTGCGGCGGCGCCGGGTGTCGTTCATCGTCGCGAAGGAAGACGTTGACGACGTTCGGCGCCGCGGCGCAGCTAGCGCGACTTCACTCGATGGAGAAGTCGATGCCTTGCGCGAGCGGCAGGGCAGAGGAGTAGTTCACGGTGTTGGTCGCACGGCGCATGTAGCCCTTCCACGCGTCGGAGCCCGACTCGCGGCCGCCGCCGGTTTCCTTTTCGCCACCGAACGCGCCGCCGATTTCCGCACCGCTCGGGCCGATGTTGACGTTCGCGATACCGCAATCGCTGCCGGCCGACGACGTGAAGCGCTCCGCTTCGCGCAGGTCGTTCGTGAACACGCACGACGACAGGCCGTGCGACGAGGCGTTGTTGGCGTCGATGGCCTGGGCGAAGTCGCTGTACTTGAGCACGTAGAGAATCGGTGCGAACGTTTCCGTGAGCACGACTTCCGTTTGCGACGGCATTTCGACGATTGCCGGCTTCACGTAAAAGCCGCCTTCGTTGCCCGCCACGGTGTGACGCTCGCCGCCCGTCACCTTGCCGCCCTCGGCGCGCGCCTGATCGAGGGCGTTCTGCATGCGCCTGAACGCGCCTTCGTCGATCAGCGGCCCCATTAGCGTGCCGCGCTCCAGCGGGTTGCCGATAGCGACCTTGCCGTACAACGTCTTCAGACGCTCGACCGTCTTGTCGTACACGCTCTCGTGTATGAACAGGCGGCGCAGCGTGGTGCAGCGCTGACCGGCGGTGCCCACGGCGGAGAACAGAATGCCGCGCAGGGCAAGTTCCGGATTGGCGCTTTCGGTCACGATGCCGGCGTTGTTGCCGCCGAGTTCGAGGATGGAGCGGCCGAAGCGGCGCGCGACTTCCACGCCGACCTTGCGGCCCATTTCCGTACTGCCCGTGGCGCTCACGATGGCCGAGCGCGGATCGGCGACGAGGGCTTCGCCAACGTCGCGACCGCCGATGACCAGCGCCGTCAGGCCTTGCGGTGCATCGCCGAATTCCGCGATGACTTCCTCCATCAGCCTGTTGACGGCCAGCGCGGTCAGCGGCGTCTTCTCCGAGGGCTTCCACACGACGGCATTGCCGCAGACGAGCGCGAGCGCAGCGTTCCACGACCACACGGCGACCGGAAAGTTGAAGGCGGAGATGACGGTGCAAACACCCATCGGATGCCACGTCTCGGCCATGCGGTGACCCGGGCGCTCCGAGGCGATCGTCAGACCGTACAACTGACGCGACAGGCCGACGGCGAAATCGCAGATGTCGATCATTTCCTGCACTTCGCCCAGACCTTCCTGGAGAATCTTGCCGGCTTCGAGCGTGACGAGCGCGCCCAGCGCTTGCTTGCGCTCGCGCAGCTTTTCGCCGAGCAGACGGACGAGTTCGCCGCGGCGCGGGGCCGGCACATTGCGCCATGCGGTGAAAGCGGTTTGCGCGCGTGCGAGCGCGGCCTGAGCGTCGGCCACCGAAGCGCTGGCTACGCGGCCGATCAGTTCGCCGTTGATCGGCGAATGCACGGCGATGTCGCCCGTCTCGGCCAGTTTGGCAATGCCCAGTTCGTTGAGGATGGAAGTCGCGTTCACGTGAGTACCTTTATGGAATTTGCTGAAAATCTGCGCGTTGGCCGTTACCTGGCGTTGGCCGTCATCTTGAAAATGCCTTGTGCGTTGCCTGCGTCGAAGCGCAGATCGAGCTTCCAGCAGCGCTTGGCGGTGTCGTACTCGCGATGGCGCGTGATGAATTCGTAGAACGAACCCGGCACGTCGCGCGTGACGATCTCGCCGTTCTTGCCGCGGAATTCGCGACGGACGGTGTCGGCGCGATACGCCGTCTGGAAAACGCGCCCCGAGCGCGAGCGCTCGACTTCGGGCTTCATGGGGCGTCCCTTGGCCTTCTCGGCCTCCGAGAGGGCGAAGACATCTTCCACGCGGTCCGTTGCATGGTTGAACGCGTTGCCTTCGGTCGAAATCCATGCCATTTCGGCCGATTCCGCGAGCAGCAGTTCGTAGTCGGCCTCGCTCGGAATGTCATGCTGACGAGCGAACGCGCCCACGATCACCGGCAGCAGTGCCTGCGCACTTTCGAGCGGCAGCGTCCCGTCGCGTTCCAGTTCCCACAACTGGCCGATGGCGGCCGGCGTCAGCGGGTCCTTCGACGTGCCGACCACGCGCGACACGGCTTGCTGGAACGTCTCGGAGAAGCGCTCCGGATGCAACTCGCTCACAAAGAACTGCGAGATTTCCTCCGGGCAGTCCTCATGCGCGTAGGCGCGCCCGGTCATGCCGAGGCGATCGAGCGGGTAACGGCCGTTCGGCCGGAAGCCGAGCGGGCGCAGAATCCGCGTGAAGGCGGCTTCGCCCGGCGGCAGCGCACCGTTGTGCTCCCAGCGCACGGTGCGCAGTGCTCCATGGTCGAAGTACACGCCGCCCCCGGCGGCAATCGCTTCTTCGGTATAGGTGCGGCCGTTTTGCGAGCGCTCCAGCAACCCTTCGAACAGGGCCATGTTCATCGCCTGCGCCAATTCGGCGCGGGTGACGCGGCCGAACTCGAAGTCGGCCAGGATCGACGGGGAATTGAGCGTGGCGAAAAGCACGCCGGTACGGGCCTTCCCGATCAGGGAAACCAGCAGCGACTCCACATTGGCATTGCGCATCGGTTTGTCTCGCAGGGTGGGCGCCGGTCTTGCGTGCCGGACGGCGCCGTGGGGTGTCGGGGCATGGCAGGCGCCATATCGCATCCGGCCATCTTGCAGTGACTGCATTATTGGAATGGATGCGGTTGGCGTAAAGCGAGATAAAATTGCCACTTGATGCGTTTTTGGAATCAACATGCGCAAATTCAAGACGCCGGGCACAGCAGCCCTATTGGCTTTCGAAGCCGCCGCCCGGCATGAAAGCTTCACCCATGCGGCGCGCGAGCTGTTCCTGACCGAGAGCGCCGTATCGCGGCAGATCGCCACGCTGGAGACGCAACTCGGCGTGCGCCTGTTCGTGCGCGCCAAGCAACGGGTGGTGCTCACGCGCGCCGGCCGGCTGTACGGCACGCAGGTGCGGCGCACGCTGGAGCAACTGGATCGCGACACGCTCGCCATCATGGCGCACGGCAGCGGCGGCGGTTATCTGGAGTTGGCGGTGCTGCCGACGTTTGCGTCGGAATGGTTGATTCCGAGAATGAAGGACTTCGACGCCCGGCATCCGGACGTGCGGGTGAACATGGGAGTCCACACCGACCTGTTCACCTTTGACGAAACGCACTTCGAAGCGGCGATCCACTTCGGCCAGCCGACATGGCCGGGCACGTCGTCGGATTATCTCTTCGGGGAAGAGGTGGTGCCGGTATGCCGGCCGTCGATCCTGAAGGGGCCGGTACGCACGGCCGCTGACTTGCTTGCGTATCCGTTGCTGCACTCGAC
This is a stretch of genomic DNA from Pandoraea faecigallinarum. It encodes these proteins:
- a CDS encoding HD domain-containing protein, with protein sequence MLGKAFSPYESTITAVLDMLGLAAQADSDDGSHDWSHLIRVWTLAKEIAASEAQGAHGPDTSAVDLEMLAVATLLHDCVAVEKNDPRRAQASRLSADKARQILHAMGWPAGRIDATAHVIEAHSFSAGIAPRSREAGILRDADRLDAIGAIGIARTFYVAGRMGSRLYDPMDPFATDRSLEDRRFALDHFEAKLFHLADGLTTPASKAIAQRRVATMRMFVDMLREEIGAVS
- a CDS encoding Lrp/AsnC family transcriptional regulator, which translates into the protein MSLGSYDIALLAAIQQDATTPQHALGTQVNLSSAAVNRRLKKLADEGVTRKTVSLVDPAQVGYPLTIITEVEVENERLDLLDAMKRSFLACPQVQQCYYVAGECDFVVIMVVQNMAQYTALTRTLFFESNNVKRFKTLVAMSNVKVGLEVPLDAVAAP
- a CDS encoding Zn-dependent hydrolase, translating into MSDTKSPALRLNGPVLLQQLRELGEIGADPVAGGRTRVALTDDEKAGRDQLVAWMRELGLDVQIDRIGNIFGTLPCAPGARDAAGAMPRPLMMGSHIDTVINAGALDGCYGVLGGLAVARAFRDAGIVPSRPITVVAFTNEEGARFHPDMMGSLVHAGGLPLDEALDAIGTDGARLGDELVRIGYAGEMAPGTLVPHEYLELHIEQGPILEAEGLEIGVVENLQGISWQQITVQGNANHAGTTPTRLRHDAGYVAAATVAELRRIAVESGTTLATVGTMQLEPGVINVIPRKAVFTVDMRDPDEQRLTQSEARLADFLTKTAAQEGVRISTQRLARFEPVMFDAELTAAIEASAKRLGLSYKRMTSGAGHDAQMIARIAPAAMIFVPSRGGISHNPREHTDDAQLVRGAEVLLDVVARRLGAGQ
- a CDS encoding diaminopropionate ammonia-lyase, whose translation is MFYVNPHAMRGPYPADLQTIMSIARAQQSREWLSHWDGLVPGSTPLRALPDLAASLGVRSVLVKDEALRSALGSFKALGAPIALVRLLLRRFEGHGFTARSLLNGEHRDALAAAGFTVVSATDGNHGRALAAAAQSIGCRCVIVLHAQVSVEREQAIAAYGAQIVRIAGNYDDSVEEAAALAERNECKGWHVVSDTSYDGYEIIPRDVMQGYAAVAAEVSEALDGDASPKDAACPITHVFLQGGVGGLAAGIVSYLWERWGVWRPTFVVVEPEQADCLYQSAMAGKAASASGAVDSVMAGLACGETSPLAWRFLQPAVDAFMTVTDAQAVDAMKRLATGTGNDVPFVAGESGVAGLAGLRLAAATPAMASALGLTSGSRVLLINTEGATAPSVYADLVGESATSVTQRQQAWLAR
- a CDS encoding M20 aminoacylase family protein, which codes for MLQDTAQDKYFADALTGWRHAFHRLPETGFEEVSTSQSVATILESLGLDVHRNIGGTGIVANLRVGDGNGAIGIRADMDALLIAEQAPGREYASQVPGKMHACGHDGHMSMVLGAARLLAESRDFNGTVRFIFQPAEEHGRGAKAMIADGLLTRFPIDAIYGVHNMPGIPAGRIATRAGGIMASEDNFVIRIRGKGTHAARPHMGIDPLVIGAQIVVALQTVVSRSVDPGLSAVVSCTEFVTDGIRNAIPTNVVIKGDTRSYTPDVQQRIETRMRELCTGACAMYGAHCEFEYTHEFAPTMNWAENTALAVRAAKTVAGEAMVDADVAPMMASEDFGVFLQHVPGNFAFIGNGSGDEPGAIPLHNACYDFNDAILPLGARYFAQIARDSLPR
- a CDS encoding GntR family transcriptional regulator; the protein is MHSAPRSSAPSADATLAQSAYMRLRSDIVAGHLAPGEKLRVEHLKDRYDVGAGTLREALALLVADALVVQHGHRGFRVTPISLADFIDITETRVQLETEALRQSIALGDDTWEADLTSAFHLLTLAEERLGDQGSGQPGDGGTFAQWEVRNRAFHEVLIRACPSRWLHHFLAILYRQSERYRRLSITHRPVPRDVHKEHQAIFDACLARDADKAAALLAAHIRKTLEAVRELPDAVVNAGTVPLAAVRAVRADRTDR
- a CDS encoding 2-hydroxymuconic semialdehyde dehydrogenase, producing the protein MKHFQNFINGEWVSSARTFENRNPVDNSLIGHVHEAGRAEVGAAVQAARAALHGPWGKMTVAQRVELLHAVADGINRRFDDFLAAEIADTGKPYSLASHLDIPRGAANFKVFADMIKNVPTESFAMTTPDGGNALNYGVRTPRGVIAVVCPWNLPLLLMTWKVGPALAFGNTVVVKPSEETPATATLLGEVMNEVGVPAGVYNVVHGFGPDSAGAFLTEHPGVNGITFTGETRTGEAIMKAAAHGVRPVSFELGGKNPGIVFADADFDKAVAGITRSAFDNSGQVCLGTERVYVQRPIFERFVAALKARAEALKIGDPYAEGTNFGPLVSQVHREKVLSYYEKAREEGATVVTGGGVPDMPASMKEGAWVQPTIWTGLPETASVIREEIFGPCCHIAPFDTEEEAIAMANATPYGLAATVWTQDVSRAHRMGAALEVGVCWINAWFLRDLRTAFGGAKQSGIGREGGVHSLEFYTELRNVCLKL
- a CDS encoding PLP-dependent aminotransferase family protein; amino-acid sequence: MYAFTSPFANPAGSPIRELFKYLSEPGMISFAGGYPASDLFDVDGLAAAQARAYSLPTRCLQYGPTDGLAELKAQLIALMAQRGSPCASDELLVTTGSQQGLDLLLRVMVAPGDVVVTEQPAYPATLQALRLQQAKIVTVPVDANGLDVDHLGGLLREGKIAVPKLLYTVPTFANPTGATLSRERRIALLKLAVEYRFVIVEDDPYGDLRFAGDPVPSMLGLTEEVPGSRHWVVHFSSLSKIVAPGLRVGWTVAPPEIARRCVVAKQTVDLCSVPWTQAVAAEYLAEGSLTRHLPKITEAYRLKCEAMCAALGDRLGDAIRFHAPQGGMFVWAQLAAVKTSELLPNAIAEKVLFVPGTAFFAEQADEASLRLSFAAPAVTAIEEGVARLARAMEATGR